From the genome of Pectobacterium atrosepticum:
CAGCAGAGATTCGATATCACGCAGAATTTCGCGCGCCTGCTCCAACTGACCGGATGGTAAACGAGCTTTACGCACCAGAAAGTTAAGCGCGCGCTGGGTATCCATCAGACACAGGCGGACCTTCCAGCCCACGTCTTCCTGTTCCGCCAGCGTAGACAGCGCATCGTCGTATTCGTCACCCTGACGCCCTTCCATAATGATGCGGCTCAGCGATTCCAAATCGCTATAGATGTTTTCGATTTCGTCCGCCAGTTGCTCAATTTTAGTCTCAAAGAGATCGAGCAGCAGTTCGTAAGCATTGCCATCCACCAGCGTTTGATTACGGGCGCGCATGCGATACAAGCGGAACGCAGGCAGTTCACGCTCGCGCAATGTATACAGGCGACCATCGCGAATGGTAAACGCCACGGTAGAGTTACCGGCGTGATCGTCAGCGTCTTCAAAAAAGAAAAAGGAGTGAATATGCAGGCCGTCTTCA
Proteins encoded in this window:
- the corA gene encoding magnesium/cobalt transporter CorA is translated as MLSAFKLDNCRLSRLELDDSDDLTASIWVDLIEPEDDEREKVQTELGQSLATRPELEDIEASARFFEDEDGLHIHSFFFFEDADDHAGNSTVAFTIRDGRLYTLRERELPAFRLYRMRARNQTLVDGNAYELLLDLFETKIEQLADEIENIYSDLESLSRIIMEGRQGDEYDDALSTLAEQEDVGWKVRLCLMDTQRALNFLVRKARLPSGQLEQAREILRDIESLLPHNESLFQKVNFLMQAAMGFINIEQSRIIKIFSVVSVVFLPPTLVASSYGMNFEFMPELRWSFGYPGAIVLMILAGQAPYLYFKRKNWL